From the Salarias fasciatus chromosome 16, fSalaFa1.1, whole genome shotgun sequence genome, one window contains:
- the stk17b gene encoding serine/threonine-protein kinase 17B has translation MSRRRLDSRGGLSAGLLGEIQTPISTEPLESLYDMSGELGRGKFAVVKRCVEKATGKVFAAKFLRKRRRGRDCRAEVIHEMAVLETARNNARVVNLHAAYETDHDIVLLLEFAAGGEIFDLCACDELLPEAQITRLIRQTLEGVHLLHQSNLVHLDLKPQNILLTSPCPPGDIKIVDFGLARRLGAVGELREILGTPEYVAPEILNYEPITTATDLWSVGVIAYMLVTGESPFAGDDKQETYLNVSQVNVDYSREAFSRVSELAVDFIRKLLVKAPEDRPSAAECLSHPWLWQQQFCLSPEPAAATRPVRERSCGAKWAAPPEDLEDKENFLESPHSHAKRFRFDEDAPAAGEGDF, from the exons atgTCCCGGAGGCGGCTCGACAGCCGCGGCGGACTGTCCGCCGGGCTGCTCGGGGAGATCCAGACTCCGATCAGCACGGAGCCCCTGGAGAGCCTGTACGACATGAGCGGAGAGCTGGGGAG GGGAAAGTTCGCCGTGGTCAAGCGATGCGTGGAGAAAGCCACGGGGAAGGTGTTCGCAGCCAAGTTCCTccgaaagaggaggagaggccggGACTGCCGGGCGGAGGTCATCCACGAGATGGCCGTGCTGGAAACCGCCCGCAACAACGCCCGAGTGGTCAACCTGCACGCCGCCTACGAGACGGACCACGACATCGTCTTACTGCTGGAATT CGCGGCGGGCGGAGAGATATTCGACCTCTGCGCGTGTGACGAGCTGCTGCCGGAGGCTCAGATCACCCGCCTGATCAGACAAACGCTGGAGGgagtccacctcctccaccagagcAACCTGGTGCACCTCGACCTTAAG cctcaGAACATCCTGCTGACCAGCCCGTGTCCTCCTGGAGACATTAAGATCGTAGACTTTGGCCTGGCGCGCCGGCTGGGAGCTGTCGGAGAGCTCCGGGAGATCCTCGGCACGCCTGAGTATGTCG CTCCAGAGATCCTCAACTACGAGCCCATCACGACGGCCACGGACCTGTG GAGCGTGGGGGTCATTGCTTACATGCTGGTGACGGGCGAGTCTCCGTTTGCCGGGGATGACAAGCAGGAGACGTACCTGAACGTGTCTCAGGTCAACGTGGACTACAGCCGGGAGGCCTTCTCCAGAGTGTCCGAGCTGGCCGTGGACTTCATCCGGAAGCTGCTGGTCAAAGCCCCTGA AGACCGTCCGAGTGCCGCGGAGTGTCTGAGCCACCCCTGGCTGTGGCAGCAGCAGTTCTGCCTGAGCCCcgagcccgccgccgccacccgcCCCGTCCGAGAGAGGAGCTGCGGCGCCAAGTGGGCGGCCCCACCCGAAGACCTGGAGGACAAGGAGAACTTCCTGGAGTCTCCACACTCCCACGCCAAGAGGTTTCGCTTCGACGAGGACGCGCCGGCCGCGGGCGAGGGGGACTTCTGA
- the c16h2orf69 gene encoding mitochondrial protein C2orf69 homolog isoform X1: MLTANSGVTLTPAAGAMTSPPEPLGLHAAAGRDALGGGLQKLLAVPGHGPNRVNDLLLLRPHSGEKEEGNQHVVFFHGDIQNFQEEMSLQAEGSRWLSWSLEEVALLLGRRFPRSHVWVVRASRMYLHKFSCYHNFVESNVFGAPEHSGYSEQSAADPRHAASPPAPPPRPARRAAGLLPGPGGLQQRLRGPEPDGLRAGRRPLRPPHGALRGADLGHVLAGRGSPGGQRDLGDGRAGAEGAGGQRGVGPRPRHPLRGVRPHEGLGGPRVRPLHPEPGGAGGVSQQEAALPGRARLHPEPLQGPAGVLSRRIPPPPPPPPRRHVNVSDLIRGRRFIPEADRRSRAETDETLRDFKFVYC; encoded by the exons atgctaacggctaacagcGGTGTCACGCTAACCCCCGCAGCCGGAGCCATGACGTCCCCCCCGGAGCCCCTCGGACTGCACGCCGCGGCCGGCCGGGATGCGCTCGGCGGGgggctgcagaagctgctggcgGTTCCGGGACACGGCCCGAACCGGGTGAAcgacctgctgctcctgcggCCTCACAgcggggagaaggaggagggcaACCAGCATGTGGTGTTCTTCCACGGGGACATCCAG AACTTCCAGGAGGAGATGTCGCTGCAGGCCGAAGGCTCCCGCTGGCTGTCCTGGAGCCTGGAGGAAGTGGCCCTCCTGCTGGGCCGCCGCTTCCCCCGCAGCCACGTGTGGGTGGTCCGGGCGTCCCGCATGTACCTGCACAAGTTCAGCTGCTACCACAACTTCGTGGAGAGCAACGTGTTCGGGGCGCCGGAGCACAGCGGCTACTCGGAGCAG AGCGCTGCTGATCCACGCCATGCAGCGAGCCcacctgccccgcccccccggcccGCACGCCGTGCCGCCGGACTTCTCCCTGGTCCTGGTGGGCTTCAGCAAAGGCTGCGTGGTCCTGAACCAGATGGCCTACGAGCTGGCCGGCGCCCGCTCCGACCCCCGCATGGCGCCCTTCGCGGAGCGGATCTCGGACATGTTCTGGCTGGACGGGGGTCACCCGGGGGGCAGCGAGACCTGGGTGACGGACGCGCAGGTGCTGAAGGAGCTGGCGGCCAGCGGGGTGTCGGTCCACGCCCACGTCACCCCCTACGAGGTGTGCGACCCCATGAGGGCCTGGGTGGGCCGCGAGTACGCCCACTTCATCCagagcctggaggagctgggggcGTGTCCCAGCAGGAAGCTGCACTTCCAGGACGAGCCCGCCTCCATCCAGAACCACTTCAGGGTCCTGCAGGAGTTCTGAGCCGCcgcattcctcctcctccacctcctcctcctcgcagaCATGTGAATGTTTCAGACCTCATCAGAGGGAGACGCTTCATTCCCGAGGCGGACCGccgcagcagagcagaaaccgACGAGACGCTGCGGGACTTTAAGTTTGTTTACTGCTGA
- the c16h2orf69 gene encoding mitochondrial protein C2orf69 homolog isoform X2, translating to MLTANSGVTLTPAAGAMTSPPEPLGLHAAAGRDALGGGLQKLLAVPGHGPNRVNDLLLLRPHSGEKEEGNQHVVFFHGDIQNFQEEMSLQAEGSRWLSWSLEEVALLLGRRFPRSHVWVVRASRMYLHKFSCYHNFVESNVFGAPEHSGYSEQVGAFHHLRALLIHAMQRAHLPRPPGPHAVPPDFSLVLVGFSKGCVVLNQMAYELAGARSDPRMAPFAERISDMFWLDGGHPGGSETWVTDAQVLKELAASGVSVHAHVTPYEVCDPMRAWVGREYAHFIQSLEELGACPSRKLHFQDEPASIQNHFRVLQEF from the exons atgctaacggctaacagcGGTGTCACGCTAACCCCCGCAGCCGGAGCCATGACGTCCCCCCCGGAGCCCCTCGGACTGCACGCCGCGGCCGGCCGGGATGCGCTCGGCGGGgggctgcagaagctgctggcgGTTCCGGGACACGGCCCGAACCGGGTGAAcgacctgctgctcctgcggCCTCACAgcggggagaaggaggagggcaACCAGCATGTGGTGTTCTTCCACGGGGACATCCAG AACTTCCAGGAGGAGATGTCGCTGCAGGCCGAAGGCTCCCGCTGGCTGTCCTGGAGCCTGGAGGAAGTGGCCCTCCTGCTGGGCCGCCGCTTCCCCCGCAGCCACGTGTGGGTGGTCCGGGCGTCCCGCATGTACCTGCACAAGTTCAGCTGCTACCACAACTTCGTGGAGAGCAACGTGTTCGGGGCGCCGGAGCACAGCGGCTACTCGGAGCAGGTGGGGGCGTTCCACCACCTCAG AGCGCTGCTGATCCACGCCATGCAGCGAGCCcacctgccccgcccccccggcccGCACGCCGTGCCGCCGGACTTCTCCCTGGTCCTGGTGGGCTTCAGCAAAGGCTGCGTGGTCCTGAACCAGATGGCCTACGAGCTGGCCGGCGCCCGCTCCGACCCCCGCATGGCGCCCTTCGCGGAGCGGATCTCGGACATGTTCTGGCTGGACGGGGGTCACCCGGGGGGCAGCGAGACCTGGGTGACGGACGCGCAGGTGCTGAAGGAGCTGGCGGCCAGCGGGGTGTCGGTCCACGCCCACGTCACCCCCTACGAGGTGTGCGACCCCATGAGGGCCTGGGTGGGCCGCGAGTACGCCCACTTCATCCagagcctggaggagctgggggcGTGTCCCAGCAGGAAGCTGCACTTCCAGGACGAGCCCGCCTCCATCCAGAACCACTTCAGGGTCCTGCAGGAGTTCTGA
- the ftcdnl1 gene encoding formiminotransferase N-terminal subdomain-containing protein, with translation MASSSVGRRLAACLLNVSEARRKDLVETVAKAALYDPEGVRREGTAVLNIFNDHDYNRSVITIVASIDSLGEAVLSACEKACALIDMSAHTGVHPCMGAVDLVPIYPLGEEVGADRCAQEALAVARGLTERVRGSSAFLFGWADSPLQRGLAQRRREMGWFRKRPELQDIRSDVGPQPQRRFGLTGVGASPYVMNCNVTIDTQDLAMGRGIAAAIRESTPGGLPGVQVLALPHEGAVEIACNVESVKGAAPSNLTALTPWPSFTIGGQPYCHAPSALITARVAELAGKHGVGTKGTALVGFTPHECRGLAELAISQGIAEYWKEQHRIRM, from the exons ATGGCTTCCAGCTCTGTGGGCAGACGGCTGGCGGCgtgtctcctcaacgtctccgaGGCTCGCCGGAAGGACCTGGTGGAGACGGTGGCCAAGGCGGCGCTATACGACCCCGAGG GTGTCCGACGCGAGGGCACCGCCGTGCTGAACATCTTTAACGACCACGACTACAACCGCTCCGTCATCACCATCGTGGCCAGCATCGACTCCCTGG GGGAGGCCGTCCTGTCCGCCTGCGAGAAGGCGTGCGCGCTGATCGACATGAGCGCGCACACCGGGGTCCACCCCTGCATGGGCGCCGTGGACCTGGTGCCCATCTACCCCCTGGGCGAAGAGGTGGGAGCAGACCGCTGTGCTCAAGAGGCCCTGG CCGTGGCCCGGGGGCTCACGGAGCGGGTCCGGGGCTCCAGCGCCTTCCTGTTCGGCTGGGCGGACTCCCCGCTGCAGAGGGGGctggctcagaggaggagggagatggGCTGGTTCAGGAAGAGGCCGGAGCTGCAGGACATCAGGTCGGACGTGGGGCCGCAGCCACAGAGGAGGTTTGGCCTCACAG GTGTCGGGGCTAGCCCGTACGTCATGAACTGCAACGTCACAATCGACACCCAGGACCTCGCCATGGGCCGTGGCATCGCCGCAGCCATCAGGGAGTCGACCCCAGGGGGCTTGCCTGGCGTGCAGGTGCTGGCTTTACCACACGAGGGCGCTGTTGAAATCGCGTGTAACGTAGAAAGTGTGAAGGGCGCGGCACCCAGCAACCTGACCGCGTTGACGCCGTGGCCGTCTTTCACCATTGGGGGTCAGCCGTACTGCCACGCTCCATCCGCCCTCATCACGGCGAGGGTCGCCGAGCTGGCGGGGAAGCACGGCGTCGGCACCAAGGGAACTGCCCTGGTGGGCTTCACCCCACACGAGTGCCGGGGTTTAGCAGAGTTAGCAATATCTCAGGGAATTGCTGAGTACTGGAAAGAGCAGCACAGGATCAGGatgtga